The sequence GCGGTACCAATCGCACTACCTAGAAAACAGTTAGTTGTTTGAAACCATAACTATTTTTGAGTACCAGCATATGCCGAAGCTGATCCAGCAGAGTATTCTCCTACTTTCGTTGCCAGAACTTCGACCGTATTCCGTGTTGTGTTATGATCAATATCTTTCTTTACttctttggaaatttgataAGCTTCGAAAAGTAATGTAGCAGCTGCGAAAGCAGGAGCAATTTGATTGGTTTTTTCAGCAACCTTCCCaagtattccaaaaatttgtgcAGTTATCGGGTTTATTTTTATGTGTGGATCAGTCACTCCTGTTATAGCTTTATTGATGTTTATATGATTGAAATTCACGTTTCCATGAGGACGATCAAATCGAACCCACCACTTTGGGTTTCCTAGTTTTGATATGTGAGccttatcaaaaaagtttacaatGTTTGAGTTTCTGCCATTTGTTTTAATGATATATTTTGTCCAATTCCGGTGAGTAGCAACAACAAATCCTCGAAGGCCGTCAGCAATAATTGGATGCAACTGGAAATAcagattttttagattactacatatattttttcaacgtatatatatatatatatatataaacaGACTTTTTCAATATGTTCCTGACTCCActgattcaaaaagttcatgCTTGAATTCATCTGAAAAACATAGTTTTAGAATGATCAATAGTTACAACGTGTTTTGAAGAGATGTATTCAGACCCGGTTGgtaaaggaaaaaaaacgtatgaaactgtaaaaaaatcgtttgaaatATGTAGTTAACAATCGATGAAaatatttcacatttaaataccctatttcagaaaacattaaactatttgaaaacgcgtgacttttaaaaaaagctcatCAAACTCCCTAGTAGCAAAGTACGCTACAAAGACAATGTGGTTgtatatagaaaaatatattttatttttaagtgaaatttttcgaaaaaaaaagaattaagaatgaggaaaaattatttcctttcgaatcgatttttatgcAAACGGTAATCGCTTTGTTTGACTGACATGTTGTAtcttatcagaaaaattgaggtAATGACCTTACACTTGACATGAATCATCACCCTTCAACCAAAGTTTGgaggaaaataatttaatatctGTTCGCCAACATTGTTGAAATTCTAACATTTGAATTAGATATCaataaataatgtttcaattaaTAATATTAAATATACTAAATTACAAGTCACATGCAATTTAACAGCTTTGACGTTTGAACGGAaagcataattttttgttgagtttATCGAATATTTAACAGTGCAAGAAAGATTTATAGatccatttgtttttttcaaagtttttaacGCTGATGATTCaacacttcaaattttcagatgttttccTCTAAAACTAGGCACgtataaaaaatcttaaaatatcGGCTGAGAAACTTATCACTTAATATTTTCGTATCTtcgtttttggttttgttaGTTGTTtgtgaagcaaaaaaattagctagTCCTGCTTATATATAATCCATATTTGCAGTCGACATCTTGCTGGCCAGTGTTTGACAATGGTACCTGTGTCGCATGTAGCCCAACAACAACAAGTTTTCAcgaaacatttaaaatgaCATGATTTGTAGCCTCTTCTTGTGACATATAAATTCTGTGCTCTGTTGCTTAATAGCTTGCTTTTCTTTCAGGGTTTGAAAAACGACGAAGAGGTAACAAATCGTTCTTCTTgaactttagaaattttcaccgtttttttgTCGGTATCAGCATTTCTATTCATTTCTTCGACTTTTTCTGAGATTGTTAGGCATTATTTATAAATATCATTGCAAACTCTAgttggaaactgaaaaaaaaatcttgttgGAAACTACTCATAAACTACTGCTACAGGGAGCATAAAGATTACCCGAGTATTCCGAAAAGTTAGATGAATACGGTTCTGAGTAATTGAGAAGATTGTCCACGATAACAAAATTGGGTCAGCCAATCTAAAGGCTTACTAGGGAATGGCCAGCTTAGGGGTGAGGTACCTAGAGACGCCACATATGCCAAACGGAAGCTGAGATCATTGGCTACAAGAATATGCTTTCAAATTCTGCAACGGACCTCTGGGAGTCTGGAAAttcttgtctgaaattatGCTTTTGAATGCTCGAAAGTGgtaagaatttagaatttattacagaaaaacgTGAAGTTGAATACctagaaaagatgaaaatgtgttttgataCAGTGCATACAGTACTTGTTTCAAgtataaaactaattttattaattaaacgtttttctgtaataaattctaaattcttacCACTTTCGAGCATTCAAAAGCataatttcagacaagaaTTTCCAGACTCCCAGAGGTCCGTTGCAGAATTTGAAAGCATATTCTTGTAGCCAATGATCTCAGCTTCCGTTTGGCATATGTGGCGTCTCTAGGTACCTCACCCCTAAGCTGGCCATTCCCTAGTT comes from Caenorhabditis elegans chromosome X and encodes:
- the C03B1.14 gene encoding CHANNEL_COLICIN domain-containing protein (Confirmed by transcript evidence), whose product is MNFLNQWSQEHIEKLHPIIADGLRGFVVATHRNWTKYIIKTNGRNSNIVNFFDKAHISKLGNPKWWVRFDRPHGNVNFNHININKAITGVTDPHIKINPITAQIFGILGKVAEKTNQIAPAFAAATLLFEAYQISKEVKKDIDHNTTRNTVEVLATKVGEYSAGSASAYAGSAIGTAVLPGIGTVFGAIVAGVFVTPFVAQLGDVTVEYILSKMKWDVVTMVCNECGKGYDWNVYQDVEGVCSCVEAKAEFVKRSKL